Genomic DNA from Hymenobacter jejuensis:
GCCCGTTGGCATCTACTCCCCCACGCCGTTGGCCCAGGAAAAAGCCGACTTCCACCAACGCGGCAATCGCGACAAGCAGCAGGCCCAGCAGAATCCAGCGCATCGGGCCTTTGCCCTGCGCTACCGTTTCCTGGTGGGCGTAGAGGTGCCCGCCGGAATGGGACGGGCGGGCGTCCAACTCGTAGCCATTGAGCGGCACGGCCTCCGAAGGGCCACCAATTTTTGTCCACGGCGCTATACTTCCGCCTCCTACTTCCGGCTTCATCGCACCTACTACGGTGTTTTTTTGCGTTTGTAGCCACCGCGCTAGGTCGCCCGCGTCGAAGCCGTGCTCGGCGGAATATTGCCCCAATACGCCCAATGTCACGGGAGCGGCCATGCCGAACAGGCTACTCACTGCCGTGGCGTGAGCGCCCGAAGTGCGCGAAATCGACTCGACGGTAGTCGTATAGCGCTCATCCAGCAAGGACTTGGTTAGCTCAACGCCGCGGTTGAGCCAGCCTCCGCCAGAGCTTACTGAGCGGGTAAGGTTGGTAAGAATGCCCGATTCGCTTGCTTCGCGCGTCATGCCCCACAGCACCTCGGTGCCACCGGGCTGGTCAGCTAGCTCAATAAAGCTATCCAGCACGATCGGAATAACCCGCGTGAGGACTTTGCTGACGGCTGCTTCGTTTTCCCCCACTGCCACACTGACTTGGCTCACGGTTTCGCCGGCAAAGTGGGTTTTGATTTTGTCGAGTAGGTTCTGGGACATAACAGCAGAAGTTTTAGGTGGGAGGGCCAGTTGGGAGAAAGCAGGGAAATCAACCAGCCTTGTATCAGGTATCAAGTTTTTGAAAATCAGTCAATATGCAAGCAGCGCCACCAATATGTTTCATTTGACTGGGTGCGTGCACGGACATACTGCAGCGTTACTCCGTTTGGTTTTGTAGCGCTGCTTCCGTTGCGTTTTCGAGCCACGGAACAGGCGGTTGATGCGCGAACCAACCGAGCGCAGAAAACCAGCAGCTTTTTTAGTGCGGCGGACCGGCGTACGCGTCGTCCGGCGTTTGGCCGAGCTACTCACCGCTGTGTTGGTATTGGTTTCGCTACTGAGCTTGGGGATAGCCGCGCGTTCCGGGTTGGGGGCAGTAGTGCTGGGCGAATTTGTGCTGGAGGCCGACAGTGCCGGATCGGAGCCCGCAGCTTCTTCCGCGGGCAGTTCTTTGTACACGTAATCACTGGCGAGCTTGTCGTAGCGGTTTTGCGCCGCCACGCTGGGCGGCATTTGGGCGTCGCTCACGCTCGTTGCAGGGGTTGCCGACAAGCTGCTGTCCGGAGCCGCTGAAGAACTGTTGTGCCCCAGCAAGTAGCCACCAATGGCTACAGCAATTGCCACCAAAGCCAGCCACACCGAACGGGTATTGCGCCCCCGCAGCAAGAACTTCTGCGGGTCGAAACCGGCCAGCGGATTGGATTTGCCGTGTTGGTTGTCGGCACCGAGATCACCGCTTGCGCTGATGATTGTCCAAGGCGCGCCGCTGCTCATGCTTACAGGCGTAGCCGCATCGGTGAGGCGCTGGCTGCGCAGCAGTTTGCCCAAACCAATGGCATCTAGGCGTTGCTCTGCGGCTTGCTGGCCCATCGCTCCCAGCGTGATGGGCGCCGCGATGCTCAGCAGGTTTTCCACTGCCGAAGCAGGGAGCGCGCAGCCTTGGGCAATTGCCTCGACCTGGCCTGTATATTCTTCGTCCAGCATCGACCGCATCAGCTCTTTGCCACGCTCGTGCCAAACGCCAGTGGGGGCTATTACCTGTTCGACGTTGCTGACCAAGCCCGCGGCGTGAGCATCGCGCGTCATGTTCCGGAGAATATCCGTGCCGCCTGGCCGGTTAGACAAATCCTGAAAGGCTTTCATTACCAGCGGAATAGCTTTATTGAAAGCTTTCGCCACCGAGGCCTCGTCTTCTCCCAATGCCGTGCTAGCTAGTCGCACGGCGTCACCAGCGAGGTAGCTTTTAACCTTTTCTAATAAGGCGACTGACATGGATAGATTACGTGAGGCAAGCTACTACTAAGTAATATACAATAAATTATAGTCTTATTTACAATAACCATACCCGTAATTCATCGCTTGGATAGTGATTTAGTTATATTATTTCATAAATATTTATAAATATATTCATCCATAAAACGACAACTGTCACCAATACGAGCCGCGTCTGGCAAAAGTTGGCAAGGGGCAGCGCAGCCTTTCTTTCTAACTTAGGATTCTAAAAAAGCCCCGCCTCTTTCCTTAATTCGGAAAGGGCGGGACCTCAACTTCTGCACCCGATGCAAAGAGATTACGGTATTTTACCACCCAAAGGCATCAATATAAATACTTTGTAATCAACCATTTACAGTTTTCGCATCACTGCATTCCATTCGTCGGCATACACAACAGCTTCGTCGGAAAAGGGCTCTTCGCCGCGGAAGCGCTGAAGCAAGCGGGCCGTGGTGATAATGTCTTTCTGGCAATACTTCACGATGCGCGGCAGGTCTTGCTCGTTGTAGTACACGCGCGCCACATCCGACCCGTTGATATCGTCTTTGGGCGTCGGGATATTGAACATGGCCGCCAGCAACGGCAAGGAAGTAAAGGACTTACGGTCGCCAAACTTCCACAGCTCCATGGTGTCGAGGTGCGGAATCTCCCACGGCTTCTTGCCGGCGATGTCGAGCTGGGGCGGCAGCGTAAGACCGTTGATGAGCATACGCCGCGACAGATACGGAAAATCGAACTCCTTGCCGTTGTGAGCGCACAGTATGTGCTGCGGTTTGCGGTCCAGTACGTGCGCAAACTCGCTGAGCATCTGCTTCTCGTCGTGGTCGGCGAAGGATTTTACCCGGAAGCGCATCTGCTCTTCCTGCCGGTCGAAGTAGAAGCAACCCAGCGAAATACAGATGACTTTGCCGAACTCAGCATAAATGCCGGCCTGCTCAAACAGCGTCGCCGCATGCAGAAAATCCGGCAGCGGCTCGACGTCGAGGCGGCTCGAATTCCAACCTTTTTCGCGACGCAGGGCATGGCATTTGTGCTCCCAGAGCAGTCGCAGCATTTCATTTAGCTCGTCGTGGCAACCTACGCACGGCACGGTTTCGATGTCGAGAACGAAAATCTGCTCGAACGGAACTTTGCGAAGTACTTGCATAGGTGGCTCACTGACGGGGTTCTGACTCCGAAGATAGCCGATTCGGGCACAGAAGCTACACTGCCTGCCTGATACTACTAAACAGCATTTTTCAAGCTAAAAAGCCAAACCTTTGAGTATCTATCAGATACCGGACCTGCACGATCGCAAAAAAGCCTGCTTGATAGCCTCGGGGCAATCAAGCAGGCGCGGTCTAGGGATGCCCAGACGATCTGGGGCGGGCATGGCCGATAACGATCAGGCTAGTGCGGGACGACCAGTGAGCCAGAGGCCCACCATCATTATGATTACTTGACGGCGTGGTTTGGGCATAACGATAGACGGCTAAGAATACACCAGACGGTTCCGCATCGCTTCGTCACGAAACGAATTTTCCGGAGTCGTTGGTCAGCAGGAAGATACAGGCGAGGCCTGCCCTTGTCAATCACATGATGATGTGAGTGGCTTACCCGTTGGCACTTGCTTTAGGTAAGCCCTTGGCGCAAGGCCTTCGAAACGGCCTCGGTCATGGAGCGGACGTGCAGCTTTTCGTAGATTTTCTTGATGTGCGAGCGCACCGTGTCGAGGCTGATGCCGCGGTCGGCGGCAATCATTTTGTAGCTGTAGCCTTCCACTAGCAAGCTCAGAATTTCCTGTTCGCGGGCGCTGAGGTTGGCCGTGACGGCATCTTCCGCGACCACTTTGGGCGGCGCTTTCGGAAACAAACGCAGCACTTGCCGGGCGATGGCGGGCGTCATCGGGGCGCCCCCGGCCCGCACTTCTCCGATGGCATCGAGGAGCTTGGCTGGAGGCGTTTTCTTGAGCAAATAGCCATCGGCCCCAGCACAGATTGCATCGAAAACGCGGTCGTTTTCCTCAAACACCGTGAGCATCACCACATTAACTTTCGGCGCTACCGCCTTGATGCGGCGCAGGCCTTCGATGCCGCTGATACCGGGCATGTCGATGTCCATCAGCACCACGTCGGGCGAGAGGCGCGCGATGTCGGTTTCGGCCTGCATGCAGTTGCCGAGGGCACCCGCCAGCTCCAGCCCCGGGTAACCGGACAGGAGTTGGCTAAGGCTGGTGCGCAGGTCGGCATTGTCTTCGTAAATAAGTACGCGAGTGGGCGCTTCCATGAGAATCAGGCAGAATATTAACCCTACCAAGATACATCCTTACGCCCCAAAACAAGACCACATAATCATGTGAGCGCCTTCTCAGAAAGCAACTAACTCTTGAGAAGGCCAATACTCAAGCATTATATAAATAT
This window encodes:
- a CDS encoding OmpA family protein, whose product is MSQNLLDKIKTHFAGETVSQVSVAVGENEAAVSKVLTRVIPIVLDSFIELADQPGGTEVLWGMTREASESGILTNLTRSVSSGGGWLNRGVELTKSLLDERYTTTVESISRTSGAHATAVSSLFGMAAPVTLGVLGQYSAEHGFDAGDLARWLQTQKNTVVGAMKPEVGGGSIAPWTKIGGPSEAVPLNGYELDARPSHSGGHLYAHQETVAQGKGPMRWILLGLLLVAIAALVEVGFFLGQRRGGVDANGLGGDTASATSATDKGGNSAVAAPLAGRYDKASGNFIYDTGAPTLLKLADGSRLMAGTNSTESRLYQFLADDNIQVDSVNRTKGWISFDRVYFEPNSSKITGESQQQLQNIARILKSFPNAKVKIGGYTDNHGEFKLNLKLSEARATAAMAELVDLGIDATRIVAKGYGQKIPIASNDTDDGRALNRRISIRVTQK
- a CDS encoding DUF937 domain-containing protein; protein product: MSVALLEKVKSYLAGDAVRLASTALGEDEASVAKAFNKAIPLVMKAFQDLSNRPGGTDILRNMTRDAHAAGLVSNVEQVIAPTGVWHERGKELMRSMLDEEYTGQVEAIAQGCALPASAVENLLSIAAPITLGAMGQQAAEQRLDAIGLGKLLRSQRLTDAATPVSMSSGAPWTIISASGDLGADNQHGKSNPLAGFDPQKFLLRGRNTRSVWLALVAIAVAIGGYLLGHNSSSAAPDSSLSATPATSVSDAQMPPSVAAQNRYDKLASDYVYKELPAEEAAGSDPALSASSTNSPSTTAPNPERAAIPKLSSETNTNTAVSSSAKRRTTRTPVRRTKKAAGFLRSVGSRINRLFRGSKTQRKQRYKTKRSNAAVCPCTHPVK
- a CDS encoding 3'-5' exonuclease translates to MQVLRKVPFEQIFVLDIETVPCVGCHDELNEMLRLLWEHKCHALRREKGWNSSRLDVEPLPDFLHAATLFEQAGIYAEFGKVICISLGCFYFDRQEEQMRFRVKSFADHDEKQMLSEFAHVLDRKPQHILCAHNGKEFDFPYLSRRMLINGLTLPPQLDIAGKKPWEIPHLDTMELWKFGDRKSFTSLPLLAAMFNIPTPKDDINGSDVARVYYNEQDLPRIVKYCQKDIITTARLLQRFRGEEPFSDEAVVYADEWNAVMRKL
- a CDS encoding response regulator, whose translation is MEAPTRVLIYEDNADLRTSLSQLLSGYPGLELAGALGNCMQAETDIARLSPDVVLMDIDMPGISGIEGLRRIKAVAPKVNVVMLTVFEENDRVFDAICAGADGYLLKKTPPAKLLDAIGEVRAGGAPMTPAIARQVLRLFPKAPPKVVAEDAVTANLSAREQEILSLLVEGYSYKMIAADRGISLDTVRSHIKKIYEKLHVRSMTEAVSKALRQGLT